The genomic interval TAGTGCTGCAAATGCTGGCTATGCTATTGGCGCATACTGGCCTACAATTCTGATCTTCACAGAACTGTCTTGTTAACCGGCCCACAAAAGACCGCTTTATGGTTTTCTGTGGAAAAAGGGTAGTTTTGGGGCGTTGCCTAGCAGAACAGATTAGGCCTTAGTGTGCCCTAATGTTGTTCAGATGTAAGCTTGTCTAACAGATTTCTACGTTAAAGGCTAACCATTATTTCCAAAAATTTCTGGAACCTCATAAACGTCAAATTGTGATCAGTGGGGGAATGAGACCCCCAGTGATAGAATTAAGACCTACGAGCTCTGAGTGCTGTGCCATTTCGGCTCCCATTTCTGTTTTCAGTCTGTATAAATGCGCAACACTCAGTGCCTGCGTTCAAGAGATCCGACCTCCACTGGTCAAGGCATGTCAGTTTACTGGAAATAAGTTACCTTTTTACCCCCCCGCACGTTTAATATTTTGCATACTTCTAACACCAAACATTATTTTGCTTGCTGGTTTCATTCATCAGTTTTTAAATTCTTATTTTCCTCCAGGTAAAAAATTGGGTGAAGGAGCTGAGAAAAATGCTAGGGAATGACATCTGTTTATGTATAGTAGGTAGGTATCTATATAAAATGCTATTCTTGGAGGCGAATGCCTCATGTACGTGGCTGTATACAGGATTTGTATTACTGggaatatggcacccatagaattTAATGGGCCCATACTATACCTCTGATTTTACAATTGTGGCATTCAGTATCGGATGCCGTGAGGTATTCTTGTCTAGAATCATTGCTTCTAGAGAATACAGGGGGCACTCTGATTCTGTCAGGCTCTGCACACAAACGTTGCCACATCATGAACTTAAGATATATTATGGAAACTTTTACAcaagttttttaacttttaaaaccAATAGGTGTGGAAAAAGCGCAACCTGATTTCACTTAGACCTTATTCACGCGACCGGGTTTCCCGGCCgtatgacggccgttcataaaccgGCCGTCACACGTCCGCAGTGGTAACAAtaaacccctaatggggctattcacacctatattttttttttttgacggcctgggaaacccggccgtcaaaaaatgggtcatgccctattttggccgttcgcccggctcccatagaagtctatggggccgggtaacacACGGCCATCAcctgaatgtgctccaagtgacacCCGTGTCTTCTGTCGCTCGTGctccctccttctcctcctcacagtgcgaagtgcataggaggaggaggagggtatttgtttgctccctgtaggagcgaattccccaatccccggccacagctttggcaacgctgtggctggggattggtAAATCCATTTCAGAAGTGCTTGACGTcattttgtccatatatggacacagtgaagtcagggacttctcctggagcggaaacacgggcggggcacttctgaagcgggatCCCTGACCATGTGGCCGGTgttaccgctccaggagaagtccctgactcagtgacgtcaggcacttctgaagcggaaatcCCCGAccttgtggccggtgtttccgttccaggagaaatccctgacttcactgtccatatatggacagtgaagtcagggacttctcctggaacggtggcgctatccacagacaGGTTGGGGGGTGGGTGCCatctatggagggggggggggtgatgtgtgtgtgtgtggcactacctacagggtgcgctgtgtggcactacctacaaatgaaattcatctgattttaaaacggacagggtaaaaaacggatgcaaaaaatggcaacacggaacggaatcaaaacggatgcaaaacggccgggagaATCTgttaaacggccgtttttatcggccgacactctgaccttgtcgtgtgaataaggccttaattgtTATagtgctgtttgggtacactgaTGGGCTGACGGcgaccatacacataagataagtTGGCCGAAATGGTTGActttgatcattttggccaactgTCGTTCTAAAATGTTACACGACCGGTTGCAATGGACTTACGACAGCCTGTTCTGAAAATATGATCTGTCAGGTTGAAAATGTTGGGCCGTTGTCCGCTGAAACTAGATGTGTATGGCGTGATCTGCCTATTACGTCCGATGATCAGCCACTCGGTGAAAGCACGTTGCTAGGTGTTATGTGCTGAACCTACCAGTTTAGTCTGGTACGTTGCTGGTGGGATCATTCATACAAACGGCCTGACTGATTGATCTGCCACATTCTAGCCGCTTGTatgtgtatggccggctttagCGGTCACCCCTGGAGCTGGTCAACAAGTTGTTTATGGTGGTCCAAACTCTGACTGTTTTGCTATGGTCTAACAATCCATAGGCAGAAACCTGTTGACAGGTTCCATGGTCAACTTACCATTTGCTAGCTGCAAAATACTCCAGCTTTGTAGTTTAATTAATGAAAGCAGATTTGTGAACTGCCTGCTCAGCCCCTGTGTACTTGCCATGCAAATAATGGGGGTTGTGATCTCATTATCCCTATTCCATATCCTGCTGCTTTACATAATGATTTGTGCTATTGGGTTTACAGTGATAGATGGTCCACCTTCAATGTCACAGTACGCTTATGCCTTTTTACAAACTTGCCATATTTGAAatgtttacaaattttatttattttttttctcacccCAACAGGAAATAAATTAGATCTGGAAAAAGAAAGACATGTCTCTGTTCAAGAAGCAGAAGCGTATGTAAATTTAATGAATTCCATTACTTTCAAATGATTTCTTAAATAATTTGAAGTTTTTGATTGCGTTTGTATTTTGTTTTCAGGTATGCAGAATCTGTGGGTGCAAAGCACTATCATACTTCAGCCAAGCAGAATAAGGGAATTGAAGAGTTATTCCTAGATCTCTGTAAACGTAGGTATTCCGGGTGGTTCTCCTAATATACATTATTATAACTTGTCAAAAAATAACGCAGGCAGTTTGGGCTCAACCCCTTCAGGcctacaatattttttttcttttagtttttgCTATGCCGCgttctgagccataactttttgttatTATTTCCCCCCtgtcgatgtagctgtatgagggcttgtttttgcaggataagctacatgtttcaatggcaccattttggagtaccgtATCTTTCGGACtagaagacgcacctgactagaaGACACACACAGGTTTTAGaacacagaaaataggaaaaatttGTAGattttacttttacaaagaaaactattgattaaaaaaaattagttcagtttcaccatattctgaaagccgtgACTTATGTTTCCATCGtttgcggtgtgagggcttaggtTTTCGGGaagtgctgtagtttttattagcaccatttattgggtacatacgttttttattttatttatttttaattaatttttagggctatggtgaccaaaagacaacgattctggggttttaaatgttGTTATTTTTACACTGTTTACTGTGTGAGTCAACtaatactatattgtaatagtttcggacttttacggatgcagagataccaataatttttttatcttttttttatgtgcttgggggaaaatggtgttttttttttaacttttacatttttttttacactcctgaaaatgtatctaactttttttttttttctttacacattttattggttcccctaggggacttgaaccagcaatcattagatcgctggtactatacactgtaatacatggatgagttacggaaaccgcgtaactcgctgagctacgctatttccgtaactcccatagtggtgaatggcagttacagaagcagcgtagcatgcgagctacgctgtttccgtaactactattcagttctttgggagttacagaaactgcatagctcagtgagttacgctgtttccgtaactcgaccatgtaaccaggaagtggccggaagacagcggagccgggtaagatagaacagggtttaggaggccccaTTCTAGCGATAGATGTggatctcagaggtgggacccgaatctatctgacaattatgacatatcctgtggatatgtcataaatatccttcatgggaaaaccactataaatgctgcggttgcttttgactgcggcatttaactagttaaaacgatcaggaacagcgccatcactgcTCCTAACCGTTAGTGCAGCGTGTTagaagcggacacctgcagtgtatggagcgggctcaccttGTGAGCCCGGTCCATACATCATTCCAGCCACATGATGTgtcggcacatcacgggtcgggaaggggttaagtaaggagcagtCAGGGGGCCCGGGTCCCCTGACTGCCGACtaaaagacgcagggactttttaccaagatctattcttgctaaaaactgcgtcttatagtctgaaaaatacggtacatataacttaatgatcaacttttattaaggcctcatgtacacgaccgtaggcATGTGCACAGCTGTGATTTTCAGGTTGGTCAGCCGCGGAGTGTTATCTGCGAGCCGCCCGAAAATCGCGcaccgtgcacatggctgcgtccattattttctatgagcctggaccgcagaacacggccgtaataagacatgtccgttctttctgtggtcctgGGCCGTGCACGGACTGAGGAaaccagtcgtgtgcatggggccacaattctgtggattttcgggggcatTTTGGCAGCTAAagcatgtttgtgtgcatggggcccaactTTCTGGGGAATGGAAAAATAAACGATTACCCCTTTATTTGCTGCTTTATAAATTTTACATCCATCATGCGGATAAATATCATGTCACGATattaaatatgtatagttttttttggggggaatttttAAAcctcactgttaggctgggttcacacgacctattttcaggcgtaaacgaggcgtattatgcctcgatttacgtctgaaaataggactacaatacgtcggcaaacatctgcccattcatttgacgacgtgtaaaatgactgcctcggcaaagacgtgcagaacacttctttcagacgtaatttgagccgttcttcattgaagtcaatgaagagcagctcaagatttacgagcgtcagacgcctcgcataatgcgaggaggagcttttacgtctgaaacgtaaaagcctctcatcgtgtgcacatacccttagagtatatGCACAGTacatgcggtataaataacaacattttaaccttattctgtgggtcagtacgattatggcaatagaaAATGTATATAGGTTTACTACTAATATACAACAAAATAAAGTTTTTCTATTGCTGTGTTCAAAGATCCATAACTTTTAGTAATTTCGGCCAATAGAGCtgcatgagggttttttttttttttttttttgtgggatgaccaGTCGTTTTCCGTGCTACCGTCTTGGCATACCAATGTTGTGCAGTGTATCATGCCTGCCTGTCCTTATTCTTGCATCCATGGTGGCCTTAGGTAGCAAGCTCTGATCACGGCCGTTGCAGCTGATTGCAGCTGAAGACTGCTGCTAATTGGCAGTGAGTGCTGTACATGTTCGGTATCTCACGTTAAGGACCTCCCGCCTGTGCCATATGTATATGGGGCGGGAAGAGGTTAGAAAAGTTGATCACTGCACAATTAGAAATGTAGTAGCACATGGTGCCCAGAGTACCAAGACCTCCAGAGTTTGAGCTGTCCTGCAGTGTTTTTTCGACCATTTTTTCAAGTctatccatataaaaaaaaaattatcaaaatattatgaaattgtgcagtttttacatgtgctgacatctagtggccaaatgGGCTACATTACATACTGTATTAGTCAAAAGAGAAGGGGGGGGGAGTCTTGTTTTACAGCATACAGTGAAACCATGTtcttcttaacccctttaggacacagcctgttttggcctcgtggacacagatgattttttcaaatctcacatgtgtcactttatgtggtaataactctaacgcttttacctatccaagcgattctgagattttctcgtgacatattgtactttatgttagtgaaaaaatttggccgataaattcaatatttgtgaaaaacttcaaattttagcaaaaattagcatttttctaaatttaaatggatttgcttgtaaaacagatagtaagtaataccacacaaaatagttactagttaacatcccccatatgtctactttatgtttgcatcatttttttcacgtgcttttatttttctaggacgttacaaggcttagaactttagcagcaatttctcatattttcaagaaaatttcaataggccattttttcagggaccagttcagttctgaagtggctttgagggccttatatattagaaagtccccataaatcaccccattttgaaaactgcacccctcaaggtattcaaaaccacattcagagagtattttaaccctttaggcatttcacaggaattaaggcaaagtagaggtgaaatttacaaatttcgtgttttttttacgaaattcatttgtaataaaaaaaaatctgtaacacaaggttttaccagggaaacgcaactcaatatttattgcccagattctgcagattttagaaatatccaacatgtggccctagtgtcctaatggactgaagcaccggcctccgaagcaaaggagcacccagtggattttggggcctcctttttttttaggaatatatttttggcaccatgtcaggtttgaggaggtcttgtggtacctaaacagtcgaaacccccaaaaagtgaccccattttggaaactacacccctcaaggcatttttctaggggtatagttagcattttgaccccacaggttttttgcagaatttagtggaattagtcttaagagaatcacctatttttctgtggaaacatagaatttttttcatttttataaggaataaaggagaaaaagccacccaacatttgtaaagcaatttctcccgattacggcaataccccatatgtggtcgtaaattgatgtttggacccacagcaaggcttttggattttggagtgcagattttgctggattggttttcagtgccatgtcgggtttgcaacgccccggagggaccaaaacagtggaaaccccccaaaagtcaccctattttggaatctacacccctcaaggaatttttctaggggtatagtgagcattttggcccctcaggatcttttttagagctaaggtgaccaaaaaacagcaattttggcgctttaaattctttatttattgcagcgttcaccgtgcgcaataaattacgttttaatttattctgccggtcggtacgattacgccgataccatatgtgtatagttttttttacgttttgcagtgtttgcacaataaaattaagtttctataaaataatttattttctgggacacactattctgagccgtaactttttttttattttttcgtcaaaaaagctgtgggaggacttgttttttgcgggacgggttgtagtttttattggtaccattttggggtaaatgcgactttttgatcactttttattctatatcttgtgaggggtggtgaccaaaaaatagcgatgctgacagttttccgtttattttgtttgctgcgttcaccgtgcggaaaattaacattatagtttcatagtttgggccgttacgaacacggtgataccaaataggtgtacgttttcattttttccctataataaatgacttattataggaaaacaaaaccttttatttttacacttttataaaacatttgtattaacttttttttactttttacactttatatttttgaaaCACTAGAAAATAGAGCAGTTgaagccaatatatatatatatatatatatatatatatatatatatataaaaaaaattacttttattcaacatatatcacaaacacaatgtaaaaatacaaaaagataAGACTCTAGTAAGAAATGGCGGAAGTAGTAACAAGTATTGTTGCTGATACCTTTACATGGGGTAACAAAGTAACATGCAGTTGTTTATATGAAGTAGTGTATACCTCCCCTCACAAGGAGAGGATTTCCAACCTAGTGAGTGTGTAATAGGTCCATTACGCATATATACACAAAGGAGGATGAAGTAAAGTGACAGTGTATTATAAAGCAATAAGCATGACACCAGCCTTACCCATGGTCAGCAAACTAGGTGATAGTGTCCGCTCCTCCacatagaccccgacgcgcgtttcgctcctTCTGAGACCTTGTGTTGCATTTTACGgtcaatatatttatatttttgacctgcagctttaatcgctgctagaatacattacactacctaggtagtgtaatgtattccaactgtcagtgtgatgtcacagtcactctgacagttagtctacgaggaccagccagaggctgatcctcataggctgacatacatggcagacctgggggccgttgtctggcccccgggtgccatcgcaagcatcagaagcccccacgattgcatgggggctgctgatgcgctacaaacccgctacatgcggagatcgcaatcgagccccgcatgtaacgggttaattgccgaaatcagcggcgatgagccgctgatcggcaacactggagagtgtcagctatcggggacagctgatctccaagttcccgatgcacactgtcgccgacagtgtgcatcgggaacggcacagtgactttctgtcactgacaggaagcctatcaggaccagccgaaggttggtcctgatgggcttccgtccatggcagacccggaagccattgtttggcttccgtttgccatattaactatcggcagaccccgcgatttcggacgggggtctgccgatatgctagaaacccctaaaattcggcgattgcacctgatcgccgaatttaaggggttaattcgccgaaatcagcggcaaaggaccgctggccggcaagaggggagtgtcagctgtcggcgacagctgacctcccggttcccggtgcacactgtcgccgacagtgtgcaccgggaaaaactcagtaactatacgtcctcgtgcgggaagtaacctcccacaacgacgtacagttacgtcctggtgcgggtaggggttaaaggggaAATTAATCAAAATGGTATTGTGATGTATCATAGATACATGTGAGAAGATCACCGATGAAGTCTGACGACCACTGATTTCCATAACGAGGGTGCTCTATAGACTGCTCAAACCCCTTTTGCCTCCGCTCTGAGATTTCCATTACAAAAATCTGACACATTCTAAGCAAACCTGTTGGAATTCAACTTTGCTTAGAGTGTTTGATTTCTTCTGAGCAGTGTCAGTGGTAGAGTTGGGGCCTTTTCTTTACCAATGTGCTCTTCTTACGTGTATCTATGACCTATCAGTAGACCGCCTTGATGGGATTTCCCCTTAAAAGAAGCTAAAATATTTGGTgacaaaaatgttttcaaatgaaaAATGTTCAGGTGCTCTCATTGTCCATATTGGCTTTTCTCCTATGCATTAGCAATGGGTCAATGTTGAACGAGATGCTAACTGATAGTAACGTACGTCACACCCACCCATTCAGCAGAACAAAAACCCAAACCATGCGTGCTGGAACATATGGCTCCATATAGTATTGCGAATATTTAATACTGTCTGTGGGCACTTACACAGCGGTTTCCAGGGGACGTGCTTGTAAAATGCATGTCATCTTGTGGATGGTTCTGTATCCCAGTTAAAGAATAACATGAGATTTTGTTTTCATAGGAATGATCGAAACGGCACAAGTAGACGAAAGAGCCAAAGGCAATGGGCCAAGCCAATCGGGAGCTGCAAGGAGAGGAGTACAGATTGTAGATGATGAACCCCAGGCACAGAGCGCGGGGGGATGTTGTTCTGGATAAAACGTGTGAACTTGTCCTATCAGGAAGATTGCCATATCCCAAGTCACCTATTCTTTTACCATCGGAGTAACAGAATTTAATAGTATTtaagagtgaaaaaaagtaacaaaatcaGAGACAAAGCGGTATTACTAGTGGAGTGCGTGAGCAGAAAATTGGCATTTTCTACAGCTGATAACCGAGCAATTACCAATGGCCTTTTTACATGGTTTTTCTTTTGTGAGGAATAATCTGCATGTAGAAAAGACCTACTTAAAGCTTCATTTCTATTCTTTTTAAAGCTCTTCTTTATTTAATAACTTATGTACATTGTTAGGATGGTATGCACTTTGCTGCCCTATGTATTTTGTGGAAAACTAATTGTATTCTAAAAATGCATTCCCAAGGCCCCCTGGCAGATCCAGTCCTATTTTTGCAGGGTTTGCACATGTTCTAACTGTCCATTCTGGTTACACCTAATTCTGTAAAATAATCTGGTCTATGTGCATTACATATTAAATATtttatctgctttttttttttcctgcgcaaAATATGTACTAGACTGTTGTGAGTATGACATTGCAGTTGGCAGGTTGTCTTAATACTGTTCTGCAGGTGACCTTCGTCATGTCCTAACTCCCGTCACGTGTCCTTACCACTTGCTTGAATTGCATTCATTACTTACACATACACCACTGGATTATAATCCCGCTAATCCGAAAGTATCCCGAATATAAGGGTACATTCTCTTACTTGTTTCATTACACTCTGAAAATCTAGGTGAAGGAATAGATCTTGTGAGGGGTATCTAGGACCagcactttctttttttgtttgtttttgatatatatatatattggccctCCTCCCATGTAATTGCTATTATTCGTTGTAGAATAAATCATTTATGCCTAACAATGTCATTTGTGTTCTGAAAAATAACTTGAAATGATTCTGAAACGTCTTTTAAAATTTGACTTCTTCACGGAACTTTTCTTTACTtctaaagtcttttttttttttttaggtcaactattagggtatgttcacacagcttggcaaaatacgtctgaaaatacagagctgctttcaggcgaaaaccgctcctgatttcagacgtttttgtagcaactcgtgtttttcactgcgtattttacagacgttattggagctgtttttcaatggagtcaatgaaaaactgctccaaaaagtgacattcactttttcgtgggtgtctttttacgtggcgtattttgacagcgacgcgtaaaattacaccttgtgggaacagaacatcgtaaaacccattgaaagcaatgggcagatgtttgtaggcataatggagcagttttttcaggcgtaattcgaggcgtaaaacgcccgacttacatctgaaaacagtgcgtgtgaacataccctaacactgaccTGTTTTGAAGCTTTACGATCAGTTAAGTAGCTCTAAATGGCATGGTATTAATCTTGTGGTTCCTTGGAAAATGTCTTTTCACTTGTATAATGGGTTTCCTGCATGATATTTTGAGAtaaatacaggggggattgtggtATATGGGGGCTAAAactgtttgacatccattttgtttTATTCACAAAGAAACAGTAAAGGTAATGGTCAAAGATCTGGATAAAAATTACTCGACTTATTTTTCGTCTTCATTCACCTTCGTGCACATCTAGAAGTAGGTTAATGGAAGAATGTTAGATGCGTGCCAAAATATTCTTGTGGTGTGAAGTTGTGCCATCTGTAcacttatgttttttattttttaaaaccacTTGTCAGGATATACTGTATggtcaaaagtattgggacaaaccgtttatcattgaattcaggtgttttatccTGGCACTGATTGCTACAGTTGTATAAAAAtagagcacctagccatgcagtctgccgttACAAATATCTGGGAAAGAataggtcgttctaaagagctcactgaattccagcgtggtagtgtaataggatgccaccattgtaacaagcAATGTCATTACATTTCTTTGCTTCTAGATGTTCCACGataaactgtgagtgatattattgaaaagtggaagtgtttaggaaccaaaGCAACTCACCCACTaagtggcagaccatgtaaagttaggggcggtgctgaggcacatagtgcattaAAGTCGCTGACgccctgactcaataactgcggaTTTCCAAATCTCTGGTATTAACagctgcacaaaaactgtgcgccgggagtTTCATGGCATGAGTTTCTATGGCTGAGCAACTGCAGCCGAGCCTTACATCACTAAGCACAATGGAaagcgttggatggagtggtgtaaagcacgccgcgacTGGActgtggagcagtggaaatgtgttccgtggagtgacgaatcacgcttctctatctggcagtctgatggacaagtctgggtttatcagaacgttacctgcctgatggcattgtgccaactgtaaagttttagTGGGGGAGGGATAATACGATGGGGTTGTCTCGGGTTGGCCTGGGTCCCTTAGTTCTAGTGAAGGGAAatgttaatgcttcagcataaaaAGACATTTTGGATGActatatgcttccaactttgtgtggacagtttggggaaggtccttgtctgttccagcatgactgtgcctctGTGGAcagagcaa from Rhinoderma darwinii isolate aRhiDar2 chromosome 3, aRhiDar2.hap1, whole genome shotgun sequence carries:
- the RAB21 gene encoding ras-related protein Rab-21, which gives rise to MAAGGGGAGGSKTYSFKVVLLGEGCVGKTSLVLRYCENKFNDKHITTLQASFLTKKLNIGGKRVNLAIWDTAGQERFHALGPIYYRDSNGAILVYDITDEDSFLKVKNWVKELRKMLGNDICLCIVGNKLDLEKERHVSVQEAEAYAESVGAKHYHTSAKQNKGIEELFLDLCKRMIETAQVDERAKGNGPSQSGAARRGVQIVDDEPQAQSAGGCCSG